Proteins encoded together in one Thermoplasmatales archaeon BRNA1 window:
- a CDS encoding Aspartate/tyrosine/aromatic aminotransferase — MVHVSKRLQQIPASGTIAISNLVSEMKAHGVDIVSFSMGEPDFVTPENIIGAAKKSLDEGFTHYTPSMGVPDLREAIANAVRKDNGINASSYNVLVTPTKQAIFLTALAYLDPGDEVILPDPGWVSYEADIKLCGAKPVYVPLFYDEDFILSPERVEAAITPKTRMIVLNTPANPTGCVLPEATIRAIAEIAEKHDLMVLADEIYEKVIYSGRHFSIASIPGMMDRTITVSGLSKTYAMTGWRVGWAVSSVENIKSINKLQTHSISCCTSFAQMGAVEALNGPTDSRDRMVAEFKKRRDLALDLLAEVKGIECKKPEGAFYLFPKYDADIHSADLATKLLKEAHVAVTPGAAFGPHGEGFFRISYATSDDQIREGISRIKKFMQDL, encoded by the coding sequence ATGGTACACGTTTCCAAGAGGCTTCAGCAGATCCCGGCGTCAGGCACTATCGCAATCTCCAACCTTGTCAGCGAGATGAAGGCGCACGGGGTCGACATCGTCTCGTTCTCCATGGGCGAACCGGATTTCGTCACCCCGGAGAACATCATCGGTGCCGCGAAGAAGTCCCTCGACGAGGGTTTCACCCATTACACCCCCAGCATGGGAGTCCCCGATCTCAGGGAGGCCATCGCCAACGCGGTCAGGAAGGACAACGGCATCAACGCGTCCTCCTACAACGTCCTGGTCACCCCCACCAAGCAGGCGATCTTCCTCACCGCCCTCGCATATCTCGATCCCGGGGACGAGGTCATCCTGCCCGACCCCGGATGGGTCTCCTACGAAGCGGACATCAAGCTCTGCGGGGCTAAGCCCGTGTACGTCCCCCTCTTCTACGACGAGGACTTCATCCTCAGCCCCGAGAGGGTCGAGGCCGCGATCACCCCCAAGACCAGGATGATTGTCTTGAACACCCCGGCGAACCCCACCGGATGCGTCCTCCCCGAGGCCACGATCAGGGCCATCGCCGAGATCGCCGAGAAGCACGACCTCATGGTCCTCGCCGACGAGATCTACGAGAAGGTCATCTACAGCGGCAGGCACTTCTCCATCGCATCCATCCCCGGGATGATGGACAGGACCATCACCGTATCCGGTCTCTCCAAGACCTACGCCATGACAGGATGGAGGGTCGGATGGGCGGTCAGCTCCGTCGAGAACATCAAGAGCATCAACAAGCTCCAGACCCACTCCATCTCCTGCTGCACCTCCTTCGCGCAGATGGGAGCGGTCGAGGCCCTTAACGGCCCCACGGATTCCAGGGACAGGATGGTGGCCGAGTTCAAGAAGAGGCGCGACCTGGCCCTGGACCTCCTCGCAGAGGTCAAGGGGATCGAGTGCAAAAAGCCCGAGGGGGCGTTCTACCTCTTCCCCAAGTACGATGCCGACATCCACTCCGCCGACCTGGCGACCAAGCTCCTGAAGGAGGCCCATGTAGCGGTCACCCCCGGAGCCGCGTTCGGCCCACACGGAGAGGGATTCTTCAGAATCTCCTACGCCACATCCGACGATCAGATCCGCGAAGGCATCTCCCGTATCAAGAAGTTCATGCAGGACCTCTGA
- a CDS encoding D-3-phosphoglycerate dehydrogenase, with protein MSVKILVSDKLSNDGLDILKASGFPVVMKPGMTEDELCKEIVDYDALIIRSGTKVTRKVIDAAKKLRLIGRAGVGVDNVDIPYATEKGILIMNTPTANILSAAEHTCAMIMSLARNIPFAHKSMHEGKWDRSKFTGVELNGKVLGIIGVGRVGGEVAKRLKPFNMTMIGYDPFLPREVADSLGVKLYDNPEEIYKQADFMTIHTPLLPSTKNMISMPQFKMMKPSARLANVARGGIVNEDDLYTALKEKIIAGAAFDVWCNEPLDESEQKLLELDNLVTTPHLGASTEEAQVRVAVDVAEAAVKYLKEGIITNAINAPRGKLAPEAAPFVPLAEGMGTFIHNINGSKPINEMQVIYFGGLADMDNKLLTVSAVKGVIKGIVGKDGANIINALPVAKAKGIEVSESKSDAPAGYSNAIEIRIKSEGKASCVRGTVFGEEPRLVHYNGYAFNVPMAGDLVFVTYKDVTGVVGKVGSILGEENINIQQMAVSMKEGSDIALMVIAVDQPVADAVTDKIAKALGGTAKFVDLTDN; from the coding sequence GTGAGCGTTAAGATTCTTGTATCCGACAAACTGAGCAACGACGGACTCGACATCCTGAAGGCGTCCGGCTTCCCCGTCGTAATGAAGCCCGGAATGACCGAGGACGAGCTGTGCAAGGAGATCGTCGACTACGACGCACTCATCATCAGGTCCGGGACCAAGGTCACCAGGAAGGTCATCGACGCCGCCAAGAAGCTCCGCCTCATCGGCCGCGCCGGGGTCGGTGTCGACAACGTCGACATCCCCTACGCCACCGAGAAGGGTATCCTCATCATGAACACCCCCACCGCGAACATCCTGTCCGCGGCGGAGCACACCTGCGCCATGATCATGTCCCTCGCCAGGAACATCCCCTTCGCCCACAAGTCCATGCACGAGGGCAAGTGGGACAGGTCCAAGTTCACCGGGGTCGAGCTCAACGGGAAGGTGCTCGGAATCATCGGTGTCGGACGCGTCGGAGGAGAGGTCGCCAAGAGGCTCAAGCCCTTCAACATGACCATGATCGGATACGACCCCTTCCTCCCGAGGGAGGTCGCCGACAGTCTGGGCGTCAAGCTCTACGACAACCCCGAGGAGATCTACAAGCAGGCGGACTTCATGACCATCCACACCCCCCTGCTCCCCTCCACCAAGAACATGATCTCCATGCCCCAGTTCAAGATGATGAAGCCCTCCGCCAGGCTCGCCAACGTCGCCCGCGGCGGAATCGTCAACGAGGACGACCTCTACACCGCCCTCAAGGAGAAGATCATCGCCGGAGCCGCGTTCGATGTCTGGTGCAACGAGCCCCTCGACGAGAGCGAGCAGAAGCTCCTCGAGCTCGACAACCTGGTCACCACCCCCCACCTGGGAGCATCCACCGAGGAGGCACAGGTCAGGGTCGCCGTGGACGTCGCCGAGGCTGCGGTGAAGTACCTCAAGGAGGGGATCATCACCAACGCCATCAACGCACCCCGCGGCAAGCTCGCACCCGAGGCGGCGCCCTTCGTCCCCCTCGCGGAGGGAATGGGTACCTTCATCCACAACATCAACGGCAGCAAGCCCATCAACGAGATGCAGGTCATCTACTTCGGCGGCCTCGCGGACATGGACAACAAGCTCCTGACCGTCTCCGCCGTCAAAGGGGTCATCAAGGGCATCGTCGGAAAGGACGGGGCCAACATCATCAACGCCCTTCCCGTAGCCAAGGCCAAGGGAATCGAGGTCAGCGAGAGCAAATCCGACGCACCCGCCGGATACTCCAACGCCATCGAGATCAGGATCAAGTCCGAGGGCAAGGCCTCCTGCGTCCGCGGAACCGTCTTCGGAGAGGAGCCCAGGCTCGTCCACTACAACGGATACGCCTTCAACGTTCCCATGGCCGGGGACCTGGTCTTCGTCACTTACAAGGACGTCACCGGAGTGGTCGGCAAGGTCGGGTCCATCCTGGGCGAGGAGAACATCAACATCCAGCAGATGGCCGTCTCCATGAAGGAGGGCAGCGACATCGCCCTGATGGTGATCGCCGTCGACCAGCCCGTCGCCGATGCCGTCACCGACAAGATCGCCAAGGCACTCGGCGGAACCGCGAAGTTCGTGGACCTTACCGACAACTGA
- a CDS encoding Thiamine biosynthesis ATP pyrophosphatase, whose amino-acid sequence MKAVCLISGGIDSPVAAYVMSKVGADVVLLHMDNRPFADDRSLERVKMLAEQLRKVTGKELPLYSAPHGPSQDKIAKTVDRMYQCVLCKHCMQLTAKKLAKKLGADAIIMGDSLGQVASQTLLNIRSETMFVDFPILRPLIGYDKLEIERIAQDIGTFDISIMEVSGCTILPNKVITEAKPEKAQKFYDDVSIEELTDVCAANAVRVS is encoded by the coding sequence TTGAAAGCAGTCTGCCTCATCTCCGGCGGGATCGATTCGCCCGTGGCCGCCTACGTCATGAGCAAAGTGGGCGCCGACGTCGTCCTTCTCCACATGGACAACCGTCCGTTCGCCGACGACAGGTCCCTCGAGCGCGTGAAGATGCTCGCGGAGCAGCTGAGGAAGGTGACCGGGAAGGAGCTGCCCCTTTATTCCGCTCCCCACGGCCCCTCTCAGGATAAGATCGCGAAGACCGTCGACCGCATGTATCAGTGCGTCCTCTGCAAGCACTGCATGCAGCTGACCGCGAAGAAACTCGCCAAGAAACTGGGAGCGGACGCGATCATCATGGGGGACTCCCTCGGACAGGTTGCGTCCCAGACCCTTCTCAACATCCGCTCCGAGACCATGTTCGTGGATTTCCCCATCCTCCGCCCCCTCATAGGCTACGACAAGCTGGAGATCGAGAGGATCGCACAGGACATCGGCACCTTCGACATCTCCATCATGGAGGTATCGGGCTGCACCATCCTCCCGAACAAGGTCATCACGGAGGCGAAGCCCGAGAAGGCCCAGAAGTTCTACGATGACGTCTCCATCGAGGAGCTCACCGACGTCTGCGCCGCCAACGCGGTGCGGGTGTCCTGA
- a CDS encoding ATP-utilizing enzymes of ATP-grasp superfamily (probably carboligases), protein MVPKKRIDEILDGYDPSKITIATLCSHSSLQIFHGARKMGFRTIGLVTKKNEKIYDAFPLAKPDEFIEYADFDDMNERTGELLDKNAILIPHGSFVEYMGAKKFEDFEVPSYGNRGVLQWESDRALQRQWITSAGAPMPRLITDAREIKEPVMVKYHGAKGGRGFFIAKDYPDFKMGIDNSQPYTIQEYCLGTRYYLHFFYDPLKTDGYRIKQGGSLELLSIDRRDESNIDEMYKLGSIEDAKRHGLYPSFVVTGNTPVVIRESLLPKAFEMAENIVNRSYELFGGMWGPFCLETVVNDKLEFRVFEISTRIVAGTNPFINGSPYAEMIYPGLSTGGRMAMEIRDAIASKELKTLIS, encoded by the coding sequence ATGGTTCCAAAGAAGAGGATCGATGAAATCCTCGACGGCTACGACCCGTCGAAGATCACCATCGCCACGCTCTGTTCTCACTCTTCGCTGCAGATTTTCCACGGCGCCCGCAAGATGGGGTTCCGCACGATCGGTCTCGTCACCAAGAAGAACGAGAAGATCTACGACGCCTTCCCCCTCGCAAAGCCGGACGAGTTCATCGAGTACGCCGACTTCGACGACATGAACGAGCGCACCGGAGAGCTTCTGGACAAGAACGCGATCCTCATCCCCCACGGATCCTTCGTGGAGTACATGGGAGCCAAGAAGTTCGAGGACTTCGAGGTCCCCTCCTACGGAAACCGCGGAGTCCTCCAGTGGGAGTCCGACAGGGCCCTGCAGAGGCAGTGGATCACCTCTGCCGGAGCACCCATGCCCCGTCTCATCACCGATGCGAGGGAGATAAAAGAGCCAGTTATGGTGAAGTACCACGGTGCCAAGGGCGGGCGCGGGTTCTTCATCGCCAAGGACTACCCCGACTTCAAGATGGGCATCGACAACTCGCAGCCCTACACAATCCAGGAGTACTGCCTCGGAACCAGGTACTACCTCCACTTCTTCTACGACCCGCTCAAGACCGACGGATACCGCATCAAGCAGGGCGGGTCCCTCGAACTGCTGTCTATCGACAGGCGCGACGAGTCCAACATCGACGAGATGTACAAGCTCGGAAGCATCGAGGACGCCAAGAGGCACGGCCTGTACCCCTCGTTCGTGGTCACCGGGAACACCCCCGTCGTCATCAGGGAGTCCCTGCTGCCCAAGGCCTTCGAGATGGCCGAGAACATCGTCAACCGCTCCTACGAGCTGTTCGGCGGGATGTGGGGACCGTTCTGCCTCGAGACCGTCGTCAACGACAAGCTCGAGTTCAGGGTGTTCGAGATCTCCACCAGGATCGTCGCGGGCACCAACCCGTTCATCAACGGCTCCCCCTATGCCGAGATGATCTACCCCGGGCTCAGCACCGGCGGACGCATGGCAATGGAGATCAGGGACGCTATCGCCAGCAAAGAGCTCAAGACGCTCATCTCCTGA
- a CDS encoding putative RNA-binding protein (consists of S1 domain and a Zn-ribbon domain) gives MVLPGDEVAVEEEYVASDGTFVKDGKIYASQFGRLILDDDECVARVECPNAPNVLKIGDIVYASIDDVRKTMAPATALCKEGSGRNISSSTVATIHVSKISPDYTNDVANEFRKGDLIRARVIGVTPSLQLTTKDEHLGVIRALCGTCKTEMTKRGKNVFCPKCKKSQPRKLADDYGDVKI, from the coding sequence ATGGTCCTCCCGGGCGACGAGGTCGCGGTAGAGGAGGAGTACGTCGCCTCCGACGGAACCTTCGTCAAGGACGGCAAGATCTACGCATCCCAGTTCGGCAGGCTCATCCTCGACGATGACGAGTGCGTCGCCAGGGTCGAGTGCCCCAACGCCCCCAACGTCCTCAAGATCGGGGACATCGTCTACGCCAGCATCGACGACGTGAGGAAGACCATGGCCCCCGCCACCGCGCTCTGCAAGGAGGGTTCCGGCCGCAACATCTCCAGCAGTACCGTCGCCACCATCCACGTATCCAAGATCTCCCCCGACTACACCAACGATGTCGCCAACGAGTTTAGGAAGGGAGACCTCATCCGCGCCCGCGTCATCGGCGTAACCCCCTCGCTCCAGCTCACGACCAAAGACGAGCACCTCGGGGTCATCAGGGCCCTCTGCGGCACCTGCAAGACCGAGATGACCAAGAGGGGCAAGAACGTCTTCTGCCCCAAGTGCAAAAAGTCCCAGCCCCGCAAGCTCGCCGACGACTACGGTGACGTGAAGATATGA
- a CDS encoding Single-stranded DNA-binding replication protein A (RPA), large (70 kD) subunit-related ssDNA-binding protein, producing the protein MTEQVDLTPYVDEIFETLKGEVPKEKLLEDMKKYVFQYEIGIDAAKSGIIKKYNAPKNAVRVSGAAVTKKVAELTGSEVAVNVTAKILFVAKKEINAKGVSKTIISGIAGDETGSTNFTIWSDAGEFQAGQVYVFKNAYTKMFRDQAQINIGARGSVELAEGVVIDNVPRMDGQPSGSSAPRAPAAEMKIGEITENTSSATVVGKILSVETRNITVKGEARTVWGGLIADSSGKIQFTAWDDHNLSEGQTVRIENAYIRSWKGIPQLNIGNSSTVTDTEADLGEVAGDGTTSKTVQEITEIGGGLDISITGTIVDVKTGSGLIKRCPECNRSILNEDCAIHGHVDSPVIDLRLKTTIDDGTGAISVIINRRDTEAITGMTLEEAQDLAREKGDMGVVANKMAAAVLLKKVTVTGNIMTDEKFGPQMSARSTVLTNTDVKAEAERLYSEMEGAL; encoded by the coding sequence ATGACAGAACAAGTAGATCTTACCCCCTACGTCGACGAGATTTTTGAGACACTGAAGGGGGAGGTCCCGAAGGAGAAGCTGCTGGAGGACATGAAGAAATACGTCTTCCAGTACGAGATCGGGATCGACGCAGCAAAGAGCGGAATCATCAAGAAGTACAACGCCCCCAAGAACGCCGTCCGCGTCAGCGGCGCGGCGGTCACCAAGAAGGTCGCGGAGCTCACCGGCTCCGAGGTCGCCGTCAACGTGACCGCGAAGATCCTCTTCGTAGCCAAGAAGGAGATCAACGCCAAGGGCGTCAGCAAGACCATCATCTCCGGTATCGCCGGGGACGAGACCGGTTCCACCAACTTCACCATCTGGTCCGACGCCGGCGAATTCCAGGCCGGCCAGGTGTACGTCTTCAAGAACGCGTACACCAAGATGTTCCGCGACCAGGCTCAGATCAATATCGGCGCCCGCGGCAGCGTAGAGCTGGCCGAGGGAGTCGTCATCGACAACGTTCCCAGGATGGACGGACAGCCCTCCGGCTCCTCCGCGCCCAGGGCACCCGCCGCCGAGATGAAGATCGGGGAGATCACCGAGAACACCTCCTCGGCCACCGTGGTCGGGAAGATCCTCAGCGTGGAGACGCGCAACATCACCGTAAAGGGCGAGGCCCGCACCGTCTGGGGCGGTCTCATCGCCGATTCCAGCGGAAAGATCCAGTTCACCGCATGGGACGACCACAACCTGTCCGAGGGACAGACCGTACGCATCGAGAACGCGTACATCCGCAGCTGGAAGGGCATCCCCCAGCTGAACATCGGGAACAGCTCAACCGTCACCGATACCGAGGCGGACCTCGGAGAGGTCGCTGGGGACGGTACCACCTCCAAGACCGTCCAGGAGATCACCGAAATAGGCGGGGGCCTGGACATCTCCATCACCGGCACCATCGTGGATGTCAAGACCGGAAGCGGTCTCATCAAGAGGTGCCCGGAGTGCAACAGGTCCATTCTCAACGAGGACTGCGCCATCCACGGACACGTGGACAGCCCGGTCATCGACCTCAGGCTGAAGACCACCATCGACGACGGCACCGGCGCGATCAGCGTCATCATCAACCGCCGCGACACCGAGGCCATCACCGGAATGACCCTCGAGGAGGCCCAGGACCTGGCGAGGGAGAAGGGCGACATGGGAGTGGTCGCCAACAAGATGGCGGCCGCCGTCCTGCTCAAGAAGGTCACCGTCACCGGCAACATCATGACCGACGAGAAGTTCGGCCCGCAGATGAGTGCCAGATCCACCGTTCTTACCAACACCGATGTGAAGGCGGAGGCTGAAAGACTCTACAGCGAGATGGAGGGGGCGCTATGA
- a CDS encoding putative RNA methylase, giving the protein MKRKELEMALAKVPVFTDPDASLEQYPTPANIAAEIVFDAYCAGDIEGMKVMDLGCGTGMFSVAAALMGAGMVVGYDVSEGALEQAKECARSMNLDVSFKLSDIRDVNEGADTVLMNPPFGSQNKHADRPFLEKALDSAEKVYSIHMANTIGFLREFAESKGRSLDSYKIYKYSIPHTFSFHTKAKQTVEIVAVVFS; this is encoded by the coding sequence ATGAAGAGGAAGGAGCTCGAGATGGCCCTCGCCAAGGTGCCCGTGTTCACGGACCCGGATGCGTCCCTCGAGCAGTATCCCACCCCCGCGAACATCGCCGCCGAGATCGTCTTCGACGCATACTGCGCGGGGGACATCGAGGGGATGAAGGTCATGGACCTGGGCTGCGGAACCGGGATGTTCTCAGTCGCGGCGGCCCTGATGGGTGCGGGGATGGTCGTCGGATACGATGTCTCCGAGGGCGCCTTGGAACAGGCCAAAGAATGTGCCAGATCCATGAATCTGGACGTCAGTTTCAAGCTGTCCGACATCCGTGATGTGAACGAGGGCGCGGACACCGTCCTCATGAACCCCCCGTTCGGATCCCAGAACAAGCATGCCGACCGCCCTTTCCTCGAGAAGGCCCTGGACTCGGCGGAGAAGGTGTACTCCATACACATGGCGAACACCATCGGTTTCCTGAGGGAGTTCGCAGAATCCAAGGGGCGCTCGCTCGACTCTTATAAAATTTATAAGTATAGCATCCCTCATACTTTCTCATTCCATACGAAAGCGAAACAAACCGTCGAAATCGTGGCGGTCGTTTTCTCATAA
- a CDS encoding Rad3-related DNA helicase — protein sequence MTRNGVFPYSYRPCQKAMVEFVRSGVAGDGTVVMESGTGTGKTAVSLSGAIEGRGRSARIVYLTRTKSQQRQVALECRAISDNIPLISVAVQGRSASTCPMMAHDRDLSDGTPEELSRLCSDLKKGDGPAGKCEYFEAMGSTQVEACISYIRTAHPDPEEFAEFCGAMGVCPYEMAKKVLPYADVVSAPYPFFFIPAVRSRLMDWMGTAEKDVVAIIDEAHNLPEYLREIQTYTVTARSLELSRSEAEANGNPLLGSDVRATDLVDAVRDVMDDATDEFLTRENDPIPPDYLSTKLMSRFSRSTVGIKNLFVLLHEAGMAIAEKKKAKRKLPRSHLATLALFILGWLECDDESHVFLIAGGDNPSLEAYCLDPADAAEPLRLCRSSVSMSGTLEPLRNYAWELGLREPETETFPSPFPPENRRTVFVRDISTRYADLYGPGDTYGRLKDYVIGIVDAAKVNTAVFFPSYSLMERFIDDGVDFALRRDVFYERAGSTQAELMDQVMGFRTTPGSVLFAVTGGRISEGLDFPGREMELAVIVGIPYGRPSAKTDALIRYCQGRFGDGFGMAMKVPAVRKMRQAIGRLIRSENDRGIAVILDNRVPTLPGLDAEPTDDPVADVRSFFE from the coding sequence ATGACCAGGAACGGAGTGTTCCCGTACTCCTACCGCCCGTGTCAGAAGGCGATGGTGGAGTTCGTCCGCAGCGGAGTAGCCGGTGACGGCACCGTGGTCATGGAATCCGGTACGGGTACCGGGAAGACCGCCGTCTCGCTATCGGGAGCCATCGAGGGAAGGGGGAGGTCCGCGAGGATAGTCTACCTCACCAGGACGAAATCGCAGCAGAGGCAGGTGGCTCTGGAGTGCAGGGCAATCTCCGACAACATCCCCCTGATATCCGTCGCGGTCCAGGGGAGGAGCGCGTCCACCTGCCCCATGATGGCCCACGACAGGGACCTCTCCGACGGTACGCCCGAGGAGCTCTCCCGCCTGTGCTCCGACCTGAAGAAAGGGGACGGCCCGGCCGGGAAATGCGAGTACTTCGAGGCCATGGGGAGCACTCAGGTCGAGGCCTGCATCTCCTACATCCGCACGGCCCACCCCGATCCGGAGGAGTTCGCGGAGTTCTGCGGCGCCATGGGGGTCTGTCCCTACGAGATGGCAAAGAAGGTCCTTCCCTACGCCGACGTGGTCAGTGCCCCGTACCCGTTCTTCTTCATCCCCGCCGTCAGGTCCCGCCTGATGGATTGGATGGGCACCGCCGAGAAGGATGTGGTGGCGATCATCGACGAGGCCCACAACCTCCCGGAGTATCTGAGGGAGATACAGACCTACACCGTGACCGCCAGGTCCCTGGAGCTCTCGCGTTCCGAGGCGGAGGCCAACGGCAATCCCTTGCTCGGTTCGGACGTGCGCGCCACAGACCTCGTCGATGCGGTAAGGGACGTAATGGACGACGCCACGGATGAGTTCCTGACCAGGGAGAACGACCCGATCCCGCCGGATTACCTCTCCACCAAGCTCATGTCGAGGTTCTCCAGGTCCACGGTGGGGATCAAGAACCTGTTCGTCCTGCTTCACGAGGCGGGAATGGCCATAGCCGAGAAGAAGAAGGCCAAAAGGAAGCTCCCACGTTCCCATTTGGCTACTCTGGCACTGTTCATCCTGGGATGGCTGGAGTGCGATGACGAGTCCCACGTGTTCCTAATCGCGGGAGGGGACAATCCTTCGCTGGAGGCATATTGTCTCGATCCCGCGGATGCAGCGGAGCCGCTTCGCCTGTGCAGGTCCTCCGTGAGCATGTCCGGGACCCTGGAGCCACTGAGGAACTATGCCTGGGAGCTGGGACTCCGCGAGCCCGAGACGGAGACATTCCCCTCTCCGTTCCCGCCGGAGAACCGCAGGACGGTCTTCGTTCGGGACATCTCCACCAGGTACGCGGACCTCTACGGTCCCGGGGACACCTACGGGAGGCTGAAGGATTACGTCATCGGCATCGTGGACGCAGCCAAGGTCAACACGGCCGTGTTCTTCCCCTCGTATTCCCTCATGGAGAGGTTCATCGACGACGGAGTGGACTTCGCTCTCCGCAGGGACGTGTTCTACGAGAGGGCCGGCTCCACCCAGGCGGAGCTGATGGACCAGGTGATGGGATTCCGCACAACTCCGGGCAGCGTGCTGTTTGCGGTGACCGGCGGAAGGATCAGCGAGGGCCTCGACTTCCCCGGGAGGGAGATGGAACTCGCGGTGATCGTGGGCATCCCCTACGGCAGGCCGTCCGCCAAGACGGATGCCCTCATCAGGTACTGTCAGGGCCGTTTCGGCGACGGGTTCGGCATGGCGATGAAAGTGCCAGCGGTCAGGAAGATGAGGCAGGCGATAGGACGTCTCATCCGTTCGGAGAACGACAGGGGCATTGCCGTAATCCTGGACAACAGGGTGCCCACCCTCCCGGGTTTGGATGCCGAGCCCACGGACGATCCTGTCGCGGATGTCCGCTCTTTCTTTGAATAA
- a CDS encoding Serine-pyruvate aminotransferase/archaeal aspartate aminotransferase, protein MSRKLYTVGPINVSADTLQAMDRPMMTHRTKEYKALHHGIMEKMHKALGTDDDIFLVAGSATVLLEGAARNGIRKHSLGLTGGSFGDRSIEVAKLNGRQVDVLKKPMGIGFTPADLEGKVTSDIDAVHWVSNESSSGVQLDNVALAKEVRDQNPDAIVMIDAVTSMFALDHRMKELQADSVVFGSQKDLALPPGIAFVVVSKEMMKRSEKMENKGFYADFVKLKEKNDEDYALTTPPVSLMYGLDYQLDKMLKEGMATRYRRHEEMAEMVRKWADEKMEGIFPEKGFESKTIGVVKRGDLDFDRFHSIIKSKGMEISNGYGDAKKSTFRIGTMGDLTKDDIKQLLTTMDEALEEMKQ, encoded by the coding sequence ATGAGCAGAAAATTGTACACTGTCGGCCCCATCAACGTCTCCGCCGACACGCTTCAGGCCATGGACAGGCCTATGATGACCCACCGCACCAAAGAGTACAAGGCACTCCACCACGGAATCATGGAGAAGATGCACAAGGCTCTCGGTACCGACGACGACATCTTCCTCGTCGCGGGTTCCGCCACCGTCCTCCTCGAGGGCGCCGCCAGGAACGGTATCAGGAAGCACTCCCTCGGTCTGACCGGCGGATCCTTCGGGGACCGCTCGATAGAGGTCGCCAAGCTCAACGGCCGCCAGGTGGACGTCCTGAAGAAGCCCATGGGGATCGGGTTCACCCCCGCCGACCTCGAGGGCAAGGTCACCTCCGACATCGACGCCGTCCACTGGGTGAGCAACGAGTCCTCCTCCGGAGTACAGCTCGACAACGTCGCCCTGGCCAAGGAGGTCCGCGACCAGAACCCCGACGCCATCGTCATGATCGATGCCGTCACCTCCATGTTCGCCCTCGACCACCGCATGAAGGAGCTCCAGGCGGACTCCGTGGTGTTCGGATCCCAGAAGGACCTCGCCCTTCCCCCGGGAATCGCCTTCGTCGTCGTCTCCAAGGAGATGATGAAGAGGTCCGAGAAGATGGAGAACAAGGGATTCTACGCCGACTTCGTCAAACTCAAGGAGAAGAACGACGAGGACTACGCCCTCACCACTCCCCCCGTATCCCTGATGTACGGTCTCGACTACCAGCTCGACAAGATGCTGAAGGAGGGGATGGCGACCAGGTACAGGCGCCACGAGGAGATGGCGGAGATGGTCCGCAAGTGGGCCGACGAGAAGATGGAGGGAATCTTCCCCGAGAAGGGATTCGAGTCCAAGACCATCGGAGTCGTCAAGAGGGGAGACCTCGATTTCGACAGGTTCCATTCGATCATCAAGTCCAAGGGGATGGAGATCTCCAACGGATACGGTGACGCAAAGAAGTCCACGTTTAGGATCGGTACGATGGGAGACCTGACCAAGGACGACATCAAACAGCTTCTCACCACCATGGATGAGGCACTCGAGGAGATGAAACAGTGA